A genomic window from Diospyros lotus cultivar Yz01 chromosome 2, ASM1463336v1, whole genome shotgun sequence includes:
- the LOC127795268 gene encoding serine/threonine-protein kinase AFC2-like isoform X2, whose amino-acid sequence MGEGTFGQVLECWDREREEMVAIKIVRGVKKYRDAAMIEVDVLQQLGKHDKGGNRCVQIRNWFDYRNHVCIVFEKLGPSLYDFLRKNNYRSFPIDLVREIGRQLLECIAFMHDLCLIHTDLKPENILLVSPEYVKIPDYKISSRSPKDGSYFKRVPKSSAIKVIDFGSATYDRKDQNYIVSTRHYRAPEVILGHGWSYPCDIWSIGCILVELCSGDALFQTHENLEHLAMMERVLGSFPQHMLKRVDRNAEKYVRRGRLDWPEGSTSRESIKAVQKLPRLQNLIMQQVDHSAGDLIHLLQGLLRYDPTERLTAWDALSHPFFTRSGGHLRRT is encoded by the exons ATGGGTGAAG GCACTTTTGGCCAGGTTCTGGAATGTTGGGatagagaaagggaagaaatGGTTGCCATTAAAATTGTTCGTGGTGTTAAAAAGTATCGTGATGCTGCTATGATAGAAGTTGATGTATTGCAGCAGCTAGGAAAACATGATAAAGGTGGCAACCG TTGTGTGCAAATACGGAACTGGTTTGACTATCGTAACCATGTTTGTATT GTGTTTGAGAAGCTTGGACCGAGCTTATACGATTTTCTTCGGAAAAACAATTACCGCTCATTTCCCATTGATCTTGTTCGCGAGATTGGCAGACAACTTTTGGAATGTATAGCAT TTATGCATGATTTATGCCTTATTCACACTGACTTGAAGCCTGAGAACATTCTCCTGGTGTCTCCAGAGTATGTAAAAATTCCTGATTACAAG ATTTCTTCGCGGTCTCCGAAGGATGGTTCATACTTTAAAAGGGTGCCAAAATCTAGTGCCATTAAGGTAATTGATTTTGGCAGTGCAACTTATGACCGCAAGGATCAGAATTACATTGTGTCTACCCGACACTATCGGGCACCTGAAGTTATACTGG GGCATGGGTGGAGTTATCCTTGTGACATTTGGAGTATTGGTTGTATTTTAGTGGAGTTGTGCTCG GGAGATGCTTTGTTCCAAACGCATGAGAACCTAGAACATCTTGCCATGATGGAAAGGGTGCTTGGTTCTTTCCCACAACACATGTTGAAAAGAGTAGA CCGCAACGCGGAGAAGTATGTGAGAAGGGGACGGTTGGACTGGCCAGAAGGTTCGACCTCGCGAGAAAGTATCAAGGCTGTTCAGAAGCTTCCTCGGCTTCAG AACTTAATTATGCAGCAAGTAGATCATTCAGCTGGGGATTTGATACATCTCTTGCAAGGGCTTCTAAGGTATGATCCCACAGAGAGGTTGACAGCATGGGATGCCCTCAGTCATCCGTTTTTCACGAGGAGCGGCGGCCATTTAAGGAGGACATAA
- the LOC127795268 gene encoding serine/threonine-protein kinase AFC1-like isoform X3: protein MIKVATVMHDLCLIHTDLKPENILLVSPEYVKIPDYKISSRSPKDGSYFKRVPKSSAIKVIDFGSATYDRKDQNYIVSTRHYRAPEVILGHGWSYPCDIWSIGCILVELCSGDALFQTHENLEHLAMMERVLGSFPQHMLKRVDRNAEKYVRRGRLDWPEGSTSRESIKAVQKLPRLQNLIMQQVDHSAGDLIHLLQGLLRYDPTERLTAWDALSHPFFTRSGGHLRRT from the exons ATGATAAAGGTGGCAACCG TTATGCATGATTTATGCCTTATTCACACTGACTTGAAGCCTGAGAACATTCTCCTGGTGTCTCCAGAGTATGTAAAAATTCCTGATTACAAG ATTTCTTCGCGGTCTCCGAAGGATGGTTCATACTTTAAAAGGGTGCCAAAATCTAGTGCCATTAAGGTAATTGATTTTGGCAGTGCAACTTATGACCGCAAGGATCAGAATTACATTGTGTCTACCCGACACTATCGGGCACCTGAAGTTATACTGG GGCATGGGTGGAGTTATCCTTGTGACATTTGGAGTATTGGTTGTATTTTAGTGGAGTTGTGCTCG GGAGATGCTTTGTTCCAAACGCATGAGAACCTAGAACATCTTGCCATGATGGAAAGGGTGCTTGGTTCTTTCCCACAACACATGTTGAAAAGAGTAGA CCGCAACGCGGAGAAGTATGTGAGAAGGGGACGGTTGGACTGGCCAGAAGGTTCGACCTCGCGAGAAAGTATCAAGGCTGTTCAGAAGCTTCCTCGGCTTCAG AACTTAATTATGCAGCAAGTAGATCATTCAGCTGGGGATTTGATACATCTCTTGCAAGGGCTTCTAAGGTATGATCCCACAGAGAGGTTGACAGCATGGGATGCCCTCAGTCATCCGTTTTTCACGAGGAGCGGCGGCCATTTAAGGAGGACATAA